The sequence ATAACTCTAAAACTTTTTCTTTTCTTTCCTGTGGAGTACCAATTTTTTGAATAATAAAAGGTTCTTCAAGAATATGTCCAATTGTGTGTCTCGAATTCAATGATTCTGCAGGGTCTTGAAAAATCATCTGCATTTCACGACGTATACTTCTCAGTTCATTCTTGGGAAGGTCTGCTAGGCGCTTTCCTTCAAAGAAAACATCTCCTGCACTTGGTTCATAAAGGCGAAGAATGGTTTTTCCTAGGGTAGATTTTCCACAACCTGACTCCCCTACAATACCTAAGGTCTCACCTCGTTTTATTTCAAAACTTACATCGTCTACCGCATGAACTTCAGCAATTTTTGAATATAAAATACCTCCGTATACAGGATAATATTTTTTAAGATTTTTAACTGTTAATATAGTCTCACTCATTGCAATTCCTTCCACCTATGGCAACGAATAAAATCACTATCCATTTCAATTTGATGATTAGTACACGACTCTTCAACATATGGACATCGATTCTGAAAGCGACAACCCGTTGGCAGTGCATTTAAATCTGCAACCATACCTTCTATAGTTAAAAGATGAGTTTTGGGAGTTTGATCTAACCTTGGGATAGAGCTTAGTAAACCCTTTGTATAGGGGTGCTTTGGGTTTTTAAATATTTCAAAGCAATCACCTTTTTCAACCACTTGCCCACAATACATAACAACCACTTCGTCACAAATTTGAGCAATCACACCAAGATCGTGAGTAATAAACATCACTGACATTTTATATTTATCTTGTAATCCCTTTAAAAGCCCCAATATTTGTGCCTGAATTGTAACATCAAGAGCTGTCGTAGGTTCATCAGCAATAATAAGTTCTGGCCTACAAGCTAAAGCAATAGCAATAACAACTCTTTGTCTCATTCCTCCTGAGAGTTGATGAGGGTATTCATTTATTCTTCTTTCGGGTAGGGGGATTCCTACATCTTTAAGCAACTGGATTGATTCTTTGATTATTTCGTGTTCACTCATCTGTGGGAAATGAAGTCTAAAACACTCTCCGAGTTGTCTGCCAATTTTA is a genomic window of Halobacteriovoraceae bacterium containing:
- a CDS encoding ABC transporter ATP-binding protein, coding for MSETLLSIKNLSTSFETESGLINVLNDVSFDIPKGKTIGIVGESGCGKSVTSLSIMRLLPRPIGMIDCGEIIFDGIDLTKIPIDEMKKIRGKKISMIFQEPMTALNPVHKIGRQLGECFRLHFPQMSEHEIIKESIQLLKDVGIPLPERRINEYPHQLSGGMRQRVVIAIALACRPELIIADEPTTALDVTIQAQILGLLKGLQDKYKMSVMFITHDLGVIAQICDEVVVMYCGQVVEKGDCFEIFKNPKHPYTKGLLSSIPRLDQTPKTHLLTIEGMVADLNALPTGCRFQNRCPYVEESCTNHQIEMDSDFIRCHRWKELQ